The following are encoded together in the Drosophila takahashii strain IR98-3 E-12201 chromosome X, DtakHiC1v2, whole genome shotgun sequence genome:
- the HDAC6 gene encoding histone deacetylase 6 isoform X5 codes for MASKSKGAAGATAATAAGVIGGGGGSSAGGGSGGISAADPRKANKPSAALLEAKRRARNMLKNQSNVMQECVTDIFQNAVDCKGAVRKPTALIYDESMSQHCCLWDKEHYECPERFTRVLERCRELNLAERCLELPSRSATKEEILRLHTEEHFERLKQTSGIRDDERMEDLSSRYDSIYIHPSTFELSLLATGSTIELVDHLIAGKAQNGMAIIRPPGHHAMKAEFNGYCFFNNVALAAQHALDVHKLQRILIIDYDVHHGQGTQRFFYNDPRVVYFSIHRFEHGSFWPHLQESDYHAIGSGAGRGYNFNVPLNAIGMTNGDYLAIFQQLLLPVALEFQPELIIVSAGYDAALGCPEGEMEVTPACYPHLLNPLLRLADSRVAVVLEGGYCLDSLAEGAALTLRSLLGDPCPRLVEVLPLPRPELTQALLSCIAVHRTHWRCLQLQRTYDSKELLDQEKAQTDLHKLLRLWIGGPPPVDRYPTRDTAIPLPPEKLARNAARLQVLRTETKLSLPAVRVCYSYDAQMLLHCNLDDPGHPEQPSRVQHIHKMHEEYGLLARMKQLAPRAATTDEVCLAHTRSHVNSVRRLMGRDPEELHRVAAGYNSVYLHPRTFDCATLAAGAVLQAVDSVLRGESRHGICNVRPPGHHAEQDQPHGFCIFNNVAIAAQYAIRDFGLERVLIVDWDVHHGNGTQHIFEANPKVLYISLHRYEHGAFFPKGPDGNYDVVGKGAGRGFNVNIPWNKKGMGDLEYALAFQQLIMPIAYEFNPQLVLVSAGFDAAIGDPLGGCKVTPEGYGLLTHWLSALAGGRIVVCLEGGYNVNSISYAMTMCTKTLLGDPVPTPQLGAVALQKPPTVAHQSCVESLQSCLEIQRSHWRSLEFVGRRLPAGDCVGENNNEDFLTASLRQLNISNDDAPGAAGGAAGDRNACGDERPSGSKPKVKVKTLTEYLAENKEALEQNEMFAVYPLKTCPHLSLLRPEEAPQSAIDSGAACSVCGSTGENWVCLGCRLVGCGRYMGGHMELHSAEAQHPLAMSQADLSVWCYACSSYVDHPRLYAYLNPLHVDKFQEPMAWTHGCPRREDGCYPLGADGRDDDEDLAGSSGLCLRLERNN; via the exons ATGGCCAGTAAGTCGAAGGGAGCGGCGGGAGCGACGGCGGCGACGGCGGCCGGGGTgatcggcggcggcggcggctcctctgccggcggcggcagcggcggtaTCAGTGCCGCCGATCCGCGAAAGGCGAACAAACCGAGCGCAGCGCTCTTGGAGGCGAAACGTCGAGCGCGGAACATGCTCAAGAACCAGAGCAACGTCATGCAGGAGTGCGTCACGGATATATTCCAGAAT GCTGTCGATTGCAAGGGCGCTGTGCGAAAGCCCACGGCCCTCATCTACGACGAGTCGATGAGCCAGCACTGCTGTTTGTGGGACAAGGAGCACTACGAGTGCCCCGAGCGCTTCACACGCGTCCTGGAGCG CTGCCGCGAACTGAATCTGGCGGAGCGCTGCTTGGAGTTGCCCTCGCGATCGGCCACCAAGGAGGAGATTCTGCGGCTGCACACGGAGGAGCACTTTGAGCGCCTGAAGCAGACCTCGGGGATTCGTGATGACGAGCGCATGGAGGACCTGAGCTCCCGCTACGATTCAATCTACATTCATCCG TCCACATTCGAGCTTTCCCTGCTGGCCACCGGATCCACCATCGAGTTGGTGGACCATCTGATCGCTGGAAAGGCCCAGAATGGCATGGCCATCATCCGGCCGCCGGGTCATCATGCCATGAAGGCCGAGTTCAATGGCTATTGCTTCTTCAACAACGTGGCCCTGGCCGCCCAGCACGCCCTGGATGTCCACAAGCTGCAGCGCATCCTGATCATCGACTACGACGTCCATCATGGACAGGGAACGCAGAGGTTCTTCTACAACGATCCCAG GGTGGTCTACTTCTCGATCCATCGCTTCGAGCACGGCAGCTTCTGGCCGCACCTGCAGGAGTCGGATTACCATGCCATCGGATCGGGAGCGGGCAGGGGCTACAACTTCAATGTGCCCCTGAATGCGATTGGGATGACGAACGGCGATTACCTGGCCATTTTCCAGCAGCTCCTGCTGCCGGTGGCCCTGGAGTTTCAGCCGGAGCTGATTATCGTTTCGGCTGGCTACGATGCGGCCCTCGGTTGTCCGGAGGGCGAAATGGAGGTGACGCCGGCCTGCTATCCGCATCTGCTCAATCCCCTCCTGCGACTCGCCGACTCGCGGGTGGCCGTCGTCCTGGAGGGCGGCTATTGCCTGGACTCGCTGGCCGAGGGTGCCGCTTTGACCCTGCGCTCCCTGCTCGGCGATCCCTGCCCCCGACTGGTGGAGGTACTGCCTCTGCCGCGTCCCGAACTCACGCAGGCGCTGCTCAGCTGCATTGCCGTCCATCGGACGCACTGGCGCTGCCTGCAGCTGCAGCGAACCTATGATTCGAAGGAGTTGCTCGACCAGGAGAAGGCTCAAACGGACCTACACAAGCTGCTGCGCCTTTGGATAGGCGGACCACCGCCAGTGGATCGTTATCCCACCAGGGATACTGCTATTCCTCTGCCCCCCGAGAAGCTGGCCAGGAATGCGGCCCGTCTGCAGGTCCTCCGCACCGAAACAAAGCTATCGTTGCCCGCGGTGAGAGTCTGCTACTCGTACGACGCCCAGATGCTGCTCCACTGCAATCTCGACGATCCCGGCCATCCGGAGCAGCCATCGCGCGTCCAGCACATCCACAAGATGCACGAGGAGTACGGCCTGCTGGCCAGGATGAAGCAGCTAGCGCCGAGGGCGGCCACCACCGATGAAGTTTGCCTGGCCCACACGCGATCGCATGTGAATTCGGTGCGTCGACTGATGGGACGCGACCCGGAGGAACTGCATCGCGTGGCGGCGGGCTACAATTCGGTGTATCTGCATCCGCGCACCTTCGATTGCGCCACCTTGGCCGCCGGCGCCGTGCTCCAGGCGGTGGACAGTGTGCTGCGCGGCGAGTCGCGGCACGGCATCTGCAACGTTCGTCCGCCGGGCCATCATGCCGAGCAGGATCAGCCGCATGGCTTCTGTATCTTCAACAATGTGGCCATTGCGGCGCAGTATGCTATCAGGGATTTTGGTTTGGAACGTGTGCTTATTGTCGATTGGGATGTGCATCACGGCAACGGGACGCAGCACATCTTCGAGGCGAATCCCAAGGTGCTTTACATAAGCCTTCATCGCTACGAGCATGGAGCCTTCTTTCCCAAGGGACCCGACGGCAACTACGATGTGGTGGGCAAGGGAGCCGGACGGGGATTCAATGTGAATATACCCTGGAATAAG AAGGGCATGGGTGATTTGGAGTACGCTCTGGCCTTCCAGCAACTGATCATGCCCATTGCCTACGAGTTCAACCCGCAACTGGTCCTGGTCTCCGCGGGCTTCGATGCGGCCATCGGCGATCCGCTGGGCGGCTGCAAGGTGACGCCCGAGGGCTACGGCCTGCTCACCCATTGGCTCTCTGCGCTGGCCGGCGGCAGGATTGTCGTCTGCCTGGAGGGTGGCTACAATGTAAACTCCATTTCGTATGCCATGACCATGTGCACCAAGACGCTACTGGGCGATCCGGTGCCGACGCCCCAGCTGGGTGCAGTGGCTCTGCAGAAGCCGCCGACGGTGGCCCATCAGAGCTGCGTGGAATCGCTGCAGTCGTGCCTGGAGATTCAACGCAGCCACTGGCGGAGCTTGGAGTTTGTGGGCCGACGGTTGCCGGCCGGCGATTGTGTGGGCGAGAATAACAACGAGGATTTTCTTACCGCCTCCTTGCGACAGTTGAATATCTCAAATGACGACGCACCGGGGGCGGCGGGCGGCGCGGCCGGCGATCGGAACGCTTGCGGCGATGAGCGGCCCAGCGGCAGCAAGCCCAAAGTCAAGGTAAAAACGCTCACCGAGTATTTGGCCGAGAACAAGGAG GCCCTCGAGCAGAATGAGATGTTCGCCGTGTATCCGCTCAAGACGTGCCCGCATTTGAGTCTCCTGCGACCGGAGGAGGCGCCGCAAT CAGCAATAGACAGCGGGGCGGCGTGCAGCGTTTGCGGATCGACGGGGGAGAACTGGGTGTGTCTGGGCTGCCGGCTGGTGGGCTGCGGTCGCTACATGGGCGGCCACATGGAGCTGCACTCGGCGGAGGCACAGCATCCGCTGGCGATGAGCCAGGCGGACCTCTCGGTGTGGTGCTATGCGTGCTCCTCGTACGTGGATCATCCCCGCCTGTATGCCTATCTCAATCCGCTGCATGTGGACAAGTTCCAGGAGCCGATGGCCTGGACACATGGCTGTCCGCGGCGTGAGGATGGCTGCTATCCCTTGGGAGCCGACGGTCGGGATGATGATGAGGATTTGGCCGGGAGCAGCGGCCTCTGCCTGCGGCTGGAGCGCAACAACTGA
- the HDAC6 gene encoding histone deacetylase 6 isoform X8: MSPPIVTRRSAQQAKIQTRAMASKSKGAAGATAATAAGVIGGGGGSSAGGGSGGISAADPRKANKPSAALLEAKRRARNMLKNQSNVMQECVTDIFQNAVDCKGAVRKPTALIYDESMSQHCCLWDKEHYECPERFTRVLERCRELNLAERCLELPSRSATKEEILRLHTEEHFERLKQTSGIRDDERMEDLSSRYDSIYIHPSTFELSLLATGSTIELVDHLIAGKAQNGMAIIRPPGHHAMKAEFNGYCFFNNVALAAQHALDVHKLQRILIIDYDVHHGQGTQRFFYNDPRVVYFSIHRFEHGSFWPHLQESDYHAIGSGAGRGYNFNVPLNAIGMTNGDYLAIFQQLLLPVALEFQPELIIVSAGYDAALGCPEGEMEVTPACYPHLLNPLLRLADSRVAVVLEGGYCLDSLAEGAALTLRSLLGDPCPRLVEVLPLPRPELTQALLSCIAVHRTHWRCLQLQRTYDSKELLDQEKAQTDLHKLLRLWIGGPPPVDRYPTRDTAIPLPPEKLARNAARLQVLRTETKLSLPAVRVCYSYDAQMLLHCNLDDPGHPEQPSRVQHIHKMHEEYGLLARMKQLAPRAATTDEVCLAHTRSHVNSVRRLMGRDPEELHRVAAGYNSVYLHPRTFDCATLAAGAVLQAVDSVLRGESRHGICNVRPPGHHAEQDQPHGFCIFNNVAIAAQYAIRDFGLERVLIVDWDVHHGNGTQHIFEANPKVLYISLHRYEHGAFFPKGPDGNYDVVGKGAGRGFNVNIPWNKKGMGDLEYALAFQQLIMPIAYEFNPQLVLVSAGFDAAIGDPLGGCKVTPEGYGLLTHWLSALAGGRIVVCLEGGYNVNSISYAMTMCTKTLLGDPVPTPQLGAVALQKPPTVAHQSCVESLQSCLEIQRSHWRSLEFVGRRLPAGDCVGENNNEDFLTASLRQLNISNDDAPGAAGGAAGDRNACGDERPSGSKPKVKQQ; the protein is encoded by the exons ATG AGCCCGCCCATCGTCACGCGACGGAGCGCGCAGCAGGCCAAGATTCAGACGCGGGCAATGGCCAGTAAGTCGAAGGGAGCGGCGGGAGCGACGGCGGCGACGGCGGCCGGGGTgatcggcggcggcggcggctcctctgccggcggcggcagcggcggtaTCAGTGCCGCCGATCCGCGAAAGGCGAACAAACCGAGCGCAGCGCTCTTGGAGGCGAAACGTCGAGCGCGGAACATGCTCAAGAACCAGAGCAACGTCATGCAGGAGTGCGTCACGGATATATTCCAGAAT GCTGTCGATTGCAAGGGCGCTGTGCGAAAGCCCACGGCCCTCATCTACGACGAGTCGATGAGCCAGCACTGCTGTTTGTGGGACAAGGAGCACTACGAGTGCCCCGAGCGCTTCACACGCGTCCTGGAGCG CTGCCGCGAACTGAATCTGGCGGAGCGCTGCTTGGAGTTGCCCTCGCGATCGGCCACCAAGGAGGAGATTCTGCGGCTGCACACGGAGGAGCACTTTGAGCGCCTGAAGCAGACCTCGGGGATTCGTGATGACGAGCGCATGGAGGACCTGAGCTCCCGCTACGATTCAATCTACATTCATCCG TCCACATTCGAGCTTTCCCTGCTGGCCACCGGATCCACCATCGAGTTGGTGGACCATCTGATCGCTGGAAAGGCCCAGAATGGCATGGCCATCATCCGGCCGCCGGGTCATCATGCCATGAAGGCCGAGTTCAATGGCTATTGCTTCTTCAACAACGTGGCCCTGGCCGCCCAGCACGCCCTGGATGTCCACAAGCTGCAGCGCATCCTGATCATCGACTACGACGTCCATCATGGACAGGGAACGCAGAGGTTCTTCTACAACGATCCCAG GGTGGTCTACTTCTCGATCCATCGCTTCGAGCACGGCAGCTTCTGGCCGCACCTGCAGGAGTCGGATTACCATGCCATCGGATCGGGAGCGGGCAGGGGCTACAACTTCAATGTGCCCCTGAATGCGATTGGGATGACGAACGGCGATTACCTGGCCATTTTCCAGCAGCTCCTGCTGCCGGTGGCCCTGGAGTTTCAGCCGGAGCTGATTATCGTTTCGGCTGGCTACGATGCGGCCCTCGGTTGTCCGGAGGGCGAAATGGAGGTGACGCCGGCCTGCTATCCGCATCTGCTCAATCCCCTCCTGCGACTCGCCGACTCGCGGGTGGCCGTCGTCCTGGAGGGCGGCTATTGCCTGGACTCGCTGGCCGAGGGTGCCGCTTTGACCCTGCGCTCCCTGCTCGGCGATCCCTGCCCCCGACTGGTGGAGGTACTGCCTCTGCCGCGTCCCGAACTCACGCAGGCGCTGCTCAGCTGCATTGCCGTCCATCGGACGCACTGGCGCTGCCTGCAGCTGCAGCGAACCTATGATTCGAAGGAGTTGCTCGACCAGGAGAAGGCTCAAACGGACCTACACAAGCTGCTGCGCCTTTGGATAGGCGGACCACCGCCAGTGGATCGTTATCCCACCAGGGATACTGCTATTCCTCTGCCCCCCGAGAAGCTGGCCAGGAATGCGGCCCGTCTGCAGGTCCTCCGCACCGAAACAAAGCTATCGTTGCCCGCGGTGAGAGTCTGCTACTCGTACGACGCCCAGATGCTGCTCCACTGCAATCTCGACGATCCCGGCCATCCGGAGCAGCCATCGCGCGTCCAGCACATCCACAAGATGCACGAGGAGTACGGCCTGCTGGCCAGGATGAAGCAGCTAGCGCCGAGGGCGGCCACCACCGATGAAGTTTGCCTGGCCCACACGCGATCGCATGTGAATTCGGTGCGTCGACTGATGGGACGCGACCCGGAGGAACTGCATCGCGTGGCGGCGGGCTACAATTCGGTGTATCTGCATCCGCGCACCTTCGATTGCGCCACCTTGGCCGCCGGCGCCGTGCTCCAGGCGGTGGACAGTGTGCTGCGCGGCGAGTCGCGGCACGGCATCTGCAACGTTCGTCCGCCGGGCCATCATGCCGAGCAGGATCAGCCGCATGGCTTCTGTATCTTCAACAATGTGGCCATTGCGGCGCAGTATGCTATCAGGGATTTTGGTTTGGAACGTGTGCTTATTGTCGATTGGGATGTGCATCACGGCAACGGGACGCAGCACATCTTCGAGGCGAATCCCAAGGTGCTTTACATAAGCCTTCATCGCTACGAGCATGGAGCCTTCTTTCCCAAGGGACCCGACGGCAACTACGATGTGGTGGGCAAGGGAGCCGGACGGGGATTCAATGTGAATATACCCTGGAATAAG AAGGGCATGGGTGATTTGGAGTACGCTCTGGCCTTCCAGCAACTGATCATGCCCATTGCCTACGAGTTCAACCCGCAACTGGTCCTGGTCTCCGCGGGCTTCGATGCGGCCATCGGCGATCCGCTGGGCGGCTGCAAGGTGACGCCCGAGGGCTACGGCCTGCTCACCCATTGGCTCTCTGCGCTGGCCGGCGGCAGGATTGTCGTCTGCCTGGAGGGTGGCTACAATGTAAACTCCATTTCGTATGCCATGACCATGTGCACCAAGACGCTACTGGGCGATCCGGTGCCGACGCCCCAGCTGGGTGCAGTGGCTCTGCAGAAGCCGCCGACGGTGGCCCATCAGAGCTGCGTGGAATCGCTGCAGTCGTGCCTGGAGATTCAACGCAGCCACTGGCGGAGCTTGGAGTTTGTGGGCCGACGGTTGCCGGCCGGCGATTGTGTGGGCGAGAATAACAACGAGGATTTTCTTACCGCCTCCTTGCGACAGTTGAATATCTCAAATGACGACGCACCGGGGGCGGCGGGCGGCGCGGCCGGCGATCGGAACGCTTGCGGCGATGAGCGGCCCAGCGGCAGCAAGCCCAAAGTCAAG CAGCAATAG
- the HDAC6 gene encoding histone deacetylase 6 isoform X9 has protein sequence MSPPIVTRRSAQQAKIQTRAMASKSKGAAGATAATAAGVIGGGGGSSAGGGSGGISAADPRKANKPSAALLEAKRRARNMLKNQSNVMQECVTDIFQNAVDCKGAVRKPTALIYDESMSQHCCLWDKEHYECPERFTRVLERCRELNLAERCLELPSRSATKEEILRLHTEEHFERLKQTSGIRDDERMEDLSSRYDSIYIHPSTFELSLLATGSTIELVDHLIAGKAQNGMAIIRPPGHHAMKAEFNGYCFFNNVALAAQHALDVHKLQRILIIDYDVHHGQGTQRFFYNDPRVVYFSIHRFEHGSFWPHLQESDYHAIGSGAGRGYNFNVPLNAIGMTNGDYLAIFQQLLLPVALEFQPELIIVSAGYDAALGCPEGEMEVTPACYPHLLNPLLRLADSRVAVVLEGGYCLDSLAEGAALTLRSLLGDPCPRLVEVLPLPRPELTQALLSCIAVHRTHWRCLQLQRTYDSKELLDQEKAQTDLHKLLRLWIGGPPPVDRYPTRDTAIPLPPEKLARNAARLQVLRTETKLSLPAVRVCYSYDAQMLLHCNLDDPGHPEQPSRVQHIHKMHEEYGLLARMKQLAPRAATTDEVCLAHTRSHVNSVRRLMGRDPEELHRVAAGYNSVYLHPRTFDCATLAAGAVLQAVDSVLRGESRHGICNVRPPGHHAEQDQPHGFCIFNNVAIAAQYAIRDFGLERVLIVDWDVHHGNGTQHIFEANPKVLYISLHRYEHGAFFPKGPDGNYDVVGKGAGRGFNVNIPWNKKGMGDLEYALAFQQLIMPIAYEFNPQLVLVSAGFDAAIGDPLGGCKVTPEGYGLLTHWLSALAGGRIVVCLEGGYNVNSISYAMTMCTKTLLGDPVPTPQLGAVALQKPPTVAHQSCVESLQSCLEIQRSHWRSLEFVGRRLPAGDCVGENNNEDFLTASLRQLNISNDDAPGAAGGAAGDRNACGDERPSGSKPKVKQ, from the exons ATG AGCCCGCCCATCGTCACGCGACGGAGCGCGCAGCAGGCCAAGATTCAGACGCGGGCAATGGCCAGTAAGTCGAAGGGAGCGGCGGGAGCGACGGCGGCGACGGCGGCCGGGGTgatcggcggcggcggcggctcctctgccggcggcggcagcggcggtaTCAGTGCCGCCGATCCGCGAAAGGCGAACAAACCGAGCGCAGCGCTCTTGGAGGCGAAACGTCGAGCGCGGAACATGCTCAAGAACCAGAGCAACGTCATGCAGGAGTGCGTCACGGATATATTCCAGAAT GCTGTCGATTGCAAGGGCGCTGTGCGAAAGCCCACGGCCCTCATCTACGACGAGTCGATGAGCCAGCACTGCTGTTTGTGGGACAAGGAGCACTACGAGTGCCCCGAGCGCTTCACACGCGTCCTGGAGCG CTGCCGCGAACTGAATCTGGCGGAGCGCTGCTTGGAGTTGCCCTCGCGATCGGCCACCAAGGAGGAGATTCTGCGGCTGCACACGGAGGAGCACTTTGAGCGCCTGAAGCAGACCTCGGGGATTCGTGATGACGAGCGCATGGAGGACCTGAGCTCCCGCTACGATTCAATCTACATTCATCCG TCCACATTCGAGCTTTCCCTGCTGGCCACCGGATCCACCATCGAGTTGGTGGACCATCTGATCGCTGGAAAGGCCCAGAATGGCATGGCCATCATCCGGCCGCCGGGTCATCATGCCATGAAGGCCGAGTTCAATGGCTATTGCTTCTTCAACAACGTGGCCCTGGCCGCCCAGCACGCCCTGGATGTCCACAAGCTGCAGCGCATCCTGATCATCGACTACGACGTCCATCATGGACAGGGAACGCAGAGGTTCTTCTACAACGATCCCAG GGTGGTCTACTTCTCGATCCATCGCTTCGAGCACGGCAGCTTCTGGCCGCACCTGCAGGAGTCGGATTACCATGCCATCGGATCGGGAGCGGGCAGGGGCTACAACTTCAATGTGCCCCTGAATGCGATTGGGATGACGAACGGCGATTACCTGGCCATTTTCCAGCAGCTCCTGCTGCCGGTGGCCCTGGAGTTTCAGCCGGAGCTGATTATCGTTTCGGCTGGCTACGATGCGGCCCTCGGTTGTCCGGAGGGCGAAATGGAGGTGACGCCGGCCTGCTATCCGCATCTGCTCAATCCCCTCCTGCGACTCGCCGACTCGCGGGTGGCCGTCGTCCTGGAGGGCGGCTATTGCCTGGACTCGCTGGCCGAGGGTGCCGCTTTGACCCTGCGCTCCCTGCTCGGCGATCCCTGCCCCCGACTGGTGGAGGTACTGCCTCTGCCGCGTCCCGAACTCACGCAGGCGCTGCTCAGCTGCATTGCCGTCCATCGGACGCACTGGCGCTGCCTGCAGCTGCAGCGAACCTATGATTCGAAGGAGTTGCTCGACCAGGAGAAGGCTCAAACGGACCTACACAAGCTGCTGCGCCTTTGGATAGGCGGACCACCGCCAGTGGATCGTTATCCCACCAGGGATACTGCTATTCCTCTGCCCCCCGAGAAGCTGGCCAGGAATGCGGCCCGTCTGCAGGTCCTCCGCACCGAAACAAAGCTATCGTTGCCCGCGGTGAGAGTCTGCTACTCGTACGACGCCCAGATGCTGCTCCACTGCAATCTCGACGATCCCGGCCATCCGGAGCAGCCATCGCGCGTCCAGCACATCCACAAGATGCACGAGGAGTACGGCCTGCTGGCCAGGATGAAGCAGCTAGCGCCGAGGGCGGCCACCACCGATGAAGTTTGCCTGGCCCACACGCGATCGCATGTGAATTCGGTGCGTCGACTGATGGGACGCGACCCGGAGGAACTGCATCGCGTGGCGGCGGGCTACAATTCGGTGTATCTGCATCCGCGCACCTTCGATTGCGCCACCTTGGCCGCCGGCGCCGTGCTCCAGGCGGTGGACAGTGTGCTGCGCGGCGAGTCGCGGCACGGCATCTGCAACGTTCGTCCGCCGGGCCATCATGCCGAGCAGGATCAGCCGCATGGCTTCTGTATCTTCAACAATGTGGCCATTGCGGCGCAGTATGCTATCAGGGATTTTGGTTTGGAACGTGTGCTTATTGTCGATTGGGATGTGCATCACGGCAACGGGACGCAGCACATCTTCGAGGCGAATCCCAAGGTGCTTTACATAAGCCTTCATCGCTACGAGCATGGAGCCTTCTTTCCCAAGGGACCCGACGGCAACTACGATGTGGTGGGCAAGGGAGCCGGACGGGGATTCAATGTGAATATACCCTGGAATAAG AAGGGCATGGGTGATTTGGAGTACGCTCTGGCCTTCCAGCAACTGATCATGCCCATTGCCTACGAGTTCAACCCGCAACTGGTCCTGGTCTCCGCGGGCTTCGATGCGGCCATCGGCGATCCGCTGGGCGGCTGCAAGGTGACGCCCGAGGGCTACGGCCTGCTCACCCATTGGCTCTCTGCGCTGGCCGGCGGCAGGATTGTCGTCTGCCTGGAGGGTGGCTACAATGTAAACTCCATTTCGTATGCCATGACCATGTGCACCAAGACGCTACTGGGCGATCCGGTGCCGACGCCCCAGCTGGGTGCAGTGGCTCTGCAGAAGCCGCCGACGGTGGCCCATCAGAGCTGCGTGGAATCGCTGCAGTCGTGCCTGGAGATTCAACGCAGCCACTGGCGGAGCTTGGAGTTTGTGGGCCGACGGTTGCCGGCCGGCGATTGTGTGGGCGAGAATAACAACGAGGATTTTCTTACCGCCTCCTTGCGACAGTTGAATATCTCAAATGACGACGCACCGGGGGCGGCGGGCGGCGCGGCCGGCGATCGGAACGCTTGCGGCGATGAGCGGCCCAGCGGCAGCAAGCCCAAAGTCAAG CAATAG